In one Lolium rigidum isolate FL_2022 chromosome 3, APGP_CSIRO_Lrig_0.1, whole genome shotgun sequence genomic region, the following are encoded:
- the LOC124703015 gene encoding uncharacterized protein LOC124703015, whose product MAFKTLQVPSSLARPNTYSFSSSQAFYQPKPASRPQARVPAENHLKRPSVLKCRANLHRCVDEVVQPQLDHHATEIPIVHYPSVVFPGETLQLQTFEFRYRIMMHTLLQESLTFGIIYSGRKGSRMDDIGCMVHVVECEKLVDDRFFLTCVGGDRFRVLEVVRTKPYVIARIQVFTDRCSPNPGHQVDLGYLMQQVERHLKNVTMLSEKLNWKPRGDYQAGKVSSMHSPESFSFTVARLFVEDRSEQQWLLRLDDTAQRLVREGRYLEQRSKYLAAIAAIRDAFRHLSCNEK is encoded by the coding sequence ATGGCCTTCAAGACTCTGCAAGTTCCATCTAGTTTAGCAAGGCCAAACACCTATAGTTTCAGTTCCTCCCAGGCTTTTTATCAGCCAAAACCTGCATCAAGACCACAAGCAAGAGTCCCGGCGGAGAATCACCTCAAGAGACCATCAGTCCTGAAATGCAGAGCCAATCTGCATCGCTGCGTAGATGAGGTTGTCCAACCCCAGCTGGATcatcatgctactgaaattcccaTAGTTCATTATCCATCTGTTGTTTTCCCTGGCGAGACCCTGCAGCTGCAGACGTTTGAGTTCAGATACCgcatcatgatgcacacactgctccAGGAAAGCCTCACCTTCGGTATCATCTACTCCGGCAGGAAAGGCAGTAGGATGGACGATATTGGATGCATGGTCCATGTGGTTGAGTGCGAGAAGCTCGTGGACGACCGGTTCTTCCTGACTTGTGTAGGTGGAGACCGCTTCCGAGTGTTGGAAGTTGTCAGAACAAAGCCCTACGTGATCGCAAGGATCCAGGTATTCACCGACAGATGCTCACCCAATCCAGGGCATCAGGTTGACCTGGGATACCTGATGCAGCAAGTGGAAAGGCACCTTAAGAATGTGACAATGCTCTCTGAAAAACTCAACTGGAAACCAAGGGGAGATTATCAGGCTGGGAAGGTCAGCAGCATGCACAGCCCGGAGTCTTTCTCCTTCACCGTCGCCCGATTGTTCGTCGAAGATCGTTCCGAGCAGCAATGGTTGCTGCGGTTGGACGACACGGCGCAGCGATTGGTGCGAGAAGGGCGGTACCTGGAGCAAAGGAGCAAGTACCTGGCGGCCATAGCAGCGATAAGGGACGCCTTTCGGCACCTGTCCTGCAACGAGAAGTAG